In a single window of the Raphanus sativus cultivar WK10039 chromosome 9, ASM80110v3, whole genome shotgun sequence genome:
- the LOC108826081 gene encoding adenylylsulfatase HINT3 isoform X1, with protein MEARRLGILCSHLNPSSPYTTRDSILRASDCTSGSTSDEKVDSSNLQNDCVFCKIVRGESPSLKLYEDDMCLCILDTSPLIHGHSLIIPKLHYPTLEQTPLSVVAAMCSKVPLISNAIVKATDSDSFNLLVNNGAAAGQVIFHTHIHIIPRKERDCLWASESLRRHTMKLDKEATQLALRIREQLCSVPKEQMVQPSS; from the exons ATGGAAGCTAGAAGGCTCGGGATCCTCTGTTCCCACCTCAACCCATCTTCTCCGTACACGACGCGAGACTCCATTCTCAGGGCTTCCGATTGCACCTCAGGTTCAACCAGCGACGAGAAAGTCGACTCATCCAATCTCCAAAACGACTGCGTTTTCTGCAAGATTGTCCGTGGCGAGTCTCCGTCTCTAAAG TTGTACGAGGATGACATGTGCTTGTGTATTTTGGATACGAGCCCACTTATCCATGG GCACTCTCTTATCATTCCAAAGTTACATTATCCAACCTTAGAGCAAACTCCTCTCTCA GTAGTTGCTGCCATGTGTTCCAAAGTGCCTCTCATCAGTAATGCCATTGTTAAAGCTACAGACAGTG ATTCATTTAACTTACTTGTTAACAACGGAGCAGCAGCTGGGCAAGTCATATTTCAC ACGCACATTCACATAATCCCACGTAAGGAACGTGACTGTTTATGGGCTTCCGAG aGCTTGCGGAGACACACGATGAAACTGGACAAGGAAGCAACTCAACTGGCGTTGCGTATTCGAGAACAGTTGTGTAGTGTTCCCAAAGAACAGATGGTTCAGCCTTCATCTTAA
- the LOC108826081 gene encoding adenylylsulfatase HINT3 isoform X2, translating into MEARRLGILCSHLNPSSPYTTRDSILRASDCTSGSTSDEKVDSSNLQNDCVFCKIVRGESPSLKVVAAMCSKVPLISNAIVKATDSDSFNLLVNNGAAAGQVIFHTHIHIIPRKERDCLWASESLRRHTMKLDKEATQLALRIREQLCSVPKEQMVQPSS; encoded by the exons ATGGAAGCTAGAAGGCTCGGGATCCTCTGTTCCCACCTCAACCCATCTTCTCCGTACACGACGCGAGACTCCATTCTCAGGGCTTCCGATTGCACCTCAGGTTCAACCAGCGACGAGAAAGTCGACTCATCCAATCTCCAAAACGACTGCGTTTTCTGCAAGATTGTCCGTGGCGAGTCTCCGTCTCTAAAG GTAGTTGCTGCCATGTGTTCCAAAGTGCCTCTCATCAGTAATGCCATTGTTAAAGCTACAGACAGTG ATTCATTTAACTTACTTGTTAACAACGGAGCAGCAGCTGGGCAAGTCATATTTCAC ACGCACATTCACATAATCCCACGTAAGGAACGTGACTGTTTATGGGCTTCCGAG aGCTTGCGGAGACACACGATGAAACTGGACAAGGAAGCAACTCAACTGGCGTTGCGTATTCGAGAACAGTTGTGTAGTGTTCCCAAAGAACAGATGGTTCAGCCTTCATCTTAA
- the LOC108826081 gene encoding adenylylsulfatase HINT3 isoform X3, which translates to MEARRLGILCSHLNPSSPYTTRDSILRASDCTSGSTSDEKVDSSNLQNDCVFCKIVRGESPSLKLYEDDMCLCILDTSPLIHGHSLIIPKLHYPTLEQTPLSVVAAMCSKVPLISNAIVKATDSDSSLNQDSNSHQIHLTYLLTTEQQLGKSYFTRTFT; encoded by the exons ATGGAAGCTAGAAGGCTCGGGATCCTCTGTTCCCACCTCAACCCATCTTCTCCGTACACGACGCGAGACTCCATTCTCAGGGCTTCCGATTGCACCTCAGGTTCAACCAGCGACGAGAAAGTCGACTCATCCAATCTCCAAAACGACTGCGTTTTCTGCAAGATTGTCCGTGGCGAGTCTCCGTCTCTAAAG TTGTACGAGGATGACATGTGCTTGTGTATTTTGGATACGAGCCCACTTATCCATGG GCACTCTCTTATCATTCCAAAGTTACATTATCCAACCTTAGAGCAAACTCCTCTCTCA GTAGTTGCTGCCATGTGTTCCAAAGTGCCTCTCATCAGTAATGCCATTGTTAAAGCTACAGACAGTG ACTCATCACTGAACCAAGATTCTAACTCTCATCAGATTCATTTAACTTACTTGTTAACAACGGAGCAGCAGCTGGGCAAGTCATATTTCAC ACGCACATTCACATAA